From the genome of Acidihalobacter aeolianus:
GGATCATTTTCTGCTGCAGGCCAACTACGGTTACACCAACGCCAAATACACCAAGGACTTCACCGGCGACAACGGTACGGTGACTGCCGGAATGTGGCGTGCGGACGTGCCTGAATACACCGCCAATCTGGGTCTGGCCTACGAAAACGCCGGCTGGTACGGTGATCTGAGTTCCCATTTCGTCGGTCGCCAGTACATCGCCTACAACGGCGGTACCACCAGCGACACCACGATCCCGGCCTACGAGACGGTGGACCTCAAGGTCGCGTACACCTGGAAGACTCCGGGGGCGATGGTCAAGAAGCTCAAGGTTGCCGCCTACATCGACAACCTGTTGGACAAGAAGTACATCGCCTATGCCTATGTTCAAGGCAAGGCGGGTGCGACCGGCAACTATGAACTCGTGCAGGAAGGAGCGCCGCGTTTCGCTGGCGTGACGTTGACCGCTTCCTTCTAAGCGGCGGCCGTAAGGGCCGGATTTACCCCGCCCTTTCCGGCGTCAGCCGGGAAGGGCGTTCGTTCAACTAACCGTGGACATATGCTGATGGAACTGGTCGTACATCTGATCAAGCTTTCGGGCGGGCTGCCGATCATCATGGCGCTGCTGTTGCTGGTGGCGGTGGCGGTGATTTTTGACCGGCTGTGGTTTTACTACCGGGTGCTGGGTGCGGGCAACCGGGTGGAGGCCTCGCTCAAGGGGCTTGACTACCGCGACGTGCGGGGTCTCAAGGCGCTGGGCGAGGAGTACGCGCACACCCTGCAGGGGCGCTTGATCCTGCAGGCGGTGGCGTCCAAGGCCGAGACGCCGGACGCGCTGTCGCAGCACCTCGACGAGGAAGTGCTGTGGTCGATGCCGCGGCTGGACCAGTACCTGTGGCTGCTGGACACGGCGGCGACCTTAGGTCCGCTGCTGGGCCTGTTCGGCACCATCATCGGCATGATCGACACCTTCAACGTGCTGGGCAGTTCCGGGGCGGCGGTCAAGGCCACCGGAGGCATTGCCGATGCGCTGGTGTCGACCGGGATGGGTCTTTTCATCGCGATCATCTCGGTGCTGTTCCTGAACCTGCTGAACAAGCGCCTGCGTCTGGCGATGCACCAGCTCGACCTGATCCGGCTGCTGCTGATCAACCGCTTCTACGGCGAAGGCGTCAAGGCGCACGGCGAGACCGGCGCGGAACACTTCGAGACGCGCAGCGCGCTGGGCGCGCACCTAGGCATGGGCGACACGCGCAAGGCCGAGGGCGTGTGAGATGGATCGCTCCCGCTACTTCGAGCATCAGGAACCGCGGCTGAACATCATCCCGATGATCGACATCATGATGTTCCTACTGGTGTTCTTCGTGCTGATGGTGCTGCACATGATCCCCAACACCGGGGTGAAGCTGCACCTGCCGAGCGCGAGCACGGCGACCAAGCTGCCGCACAAGAGCGTGATCATCGGCGTGACCGACAAGGGTGCGGTGCGCTACCAGGACCACACGGTGACCCTGGACGCGCTCAAGCAGGCGCTGTCGGCGCTCAAGGACAAGGCCACGGTGAGCGTGATCATTGCCAGCGACGGCAAGGCCACGGTGCAGGAACTGACCGGGGTGATGAACACCGTGCGCGAGCTGGGGATCAGCAAGATCGGCCTGGCCACGCGCGCGGGGTCCCCGGCGGGCGCCGGCAAGACCGCCGCCGGCAAGACCCCCACTGGGACACCGGCTGCCGCAGCGCCGGCCGGTAGCGCGGCGCCATGAGCGCACTGGCGCCGCTCGGGCCGTGGTCGCCGCCACGGCTGGGTCTGCCGCGGGCGTTCGTGCTGGCGCTCGTGCTCGAAGTGCTGATCGTGGTGCTGCTGCTGTGGCCGTGGCACCACGCCCCGGCCCCGCCGCCGCCGGCGATGCCGCAGCAGGTGACCACGGTGCAGTTCGTCAAGCTGCCGCCGCCGCCCCCACCCAAACCGGTGGTGCAGCCCAGGATCGTGCCGCCGCCGCCGATCCCCAAGCCGCAGATCGTGATCCCGAAGAAGCCCAAGCCCAAGCCGATCGTGCACCACAAGCCCAAGCCGCGGCCCAAGCCCATCGTGCACCACAAGCCCAAGCCCGTGCCCAAGCCCAAGCCCGCGCCGCATCCGCACGTGGTGCCGCACCCGGCGCCGCAGGTGGTCAAGTCGCCGGTGCCGACCCCGCGGGTCGCCCCCGTGTCCGGGCCCAGCCCCTCGGCGATCGCCGCCTACAGCCAGGCGCTGCACGTGCTGATCCAGAACAACGTGGTGGTCGGCGAGATGGTGCGCCAGCTCGGCCTGTCCGGCAGCGTGCGGGTGAGCTTCGTGCTCGGCCCCCAGGGCGGCGCCGCGCAGGACGTGCGCGTGGTCTCAGGCGGGGCCAACCCCCTGATCCGCCGCGACGCCCTCAAGACCGTCGGGCAGCTCAAGTACCCCCCGTTCCCCAAGTCCTTCGGCTCCGCACCCCGCACCTTCGAGGTCGTCGTGCAGATCAACGCCAGCAACTAGCAATCAGGAGACCGCCATGACCCTGCGTCGCCAGCCCCCGCGTTGCCAGAGACCGCGCCGTCAGCCGCCCGGCTGCCGGCTCCGCGCCGTCCACTGGGCCCTGGCCGCCGGCCTGGGCCTGCTCGGTACCCTGGCCGCGCCCGGCGGCGCGCAGGCCGACACCGACGCCGCGGACGCGGGGACCCCGCAGATACTCACCGGGCGCCTGTCCGACCTGCCGGCGATCACCCACGAGATCGCCAGCGGCCGGCGCATCAGCCCGATCGGCACCCTGGCCGGCACCCCCAACTTCGCCGCCGCCGTGGCCCTGTCCGGCGCGCGCGCCTACGTGCTCTCGAGCGGCGCCACCCGCGCCCAGAGCGTCACCGCCTACCGCGCCGCCGACCTGCAGCGTCTCGGCGCGGTCGAAGGCTACCGCCAGACCGTGCCCGGCGAAGCCGCGGCCGCCGGCGTGCTGCGCATCGCCCGCCAGGACTTCTTCCAGGGGCTCGCCACCGGCCCCGACGGGCGCGTCTACGCCGCCGGCGGGGCGAGCGACGTACTCCTCGCCCTGCGCCCGACCGCCACGGGCCTGGCCGAGCTGCAGCGCTACCGGCTCGCCTTCCATCCCTTCCCGGCGGACCAGTACCCCTACCGCTACCAGGGCTCGCGCGGCAGCGCCTACCACTTCTACCCCGACGGCGTCGCCCTCGACCATACCGGCCGCCACGCCTACGTCACCGGCCTGCTCAGCAACGCCGTGGCGCGCATCGATCTGGCCACCGGCGCGACCCAGTACGCCAACGCCGGCCCCTATCCGTTCGCCCCCGTGCTCGCCGACCACGGCCGGCGTCTCGTGGTCAGCGACTGGGGTGGCTGCGGCGTGCGCGTGTTCGACGCCGCCAGCCTCAAGCCCCTCGGCCGCGTCTGCCTCGGCCCCAGGACCGGTCCGGACAACGCCGACCCCGGCATCCACCCCACCGCGCTCGCCGTCGTGCCCGATACCGCCGACGTCGTGTTCGCCGCCGCCAACCTCGACGCCGCGGTGGAGGTCGACACCCGCAGCCTCAAGGTCGTGCGCCGCTTCGACGACGCCCCGTACCCCGGCGCCCCGCCGGGCAGCTACCCCGACGCCGTCGCCGTCCACGGCGGGCGCCTGTACGTCGCCAACGCCGGCAACAACGACGTCGCCGTGTTCGACCTCGCCAGTGGCCGCCGCCTCGGCCTGATCCCCACCGCCTGGTACCCCACCGCGCTCGCCGCCGGCCCCGATGCCCTCTACATCGCCGCCGCCAAGGGCCTGGGCAGCGGTCCCAACCTCAAGCACCAGTGGGTCGGCAACATGATGCACGGCGCCGTGCAGCGCATCGCCTACGCCCGCCTCGACGCCGAACTGCCGCGCCTGACCGCGACCGCCCTGGCCGACAACGGCTTCGCCCCCGCAGAGCGCGCCGCGCTCGAGCGCGCCAACCGCAAGACCACCGCCTGGCTGCGCCGGCACATCCGCACCGTCGTCTTCATCCTGCGCGAGAACAAGACCTTCGACGAGGAACTCGGCCGATACCGGCCCGCCGGCCGCTGGGCCGACCCCAAGCTCGCCCTCTACGGCCCGCGCCAGCTGCCCAACCTCTACGCCTGGGCCGACCGCTACGCCCTGTTCGACAACTTCTACGCCGACGGCGAGGTTACCGCCCAGGGCCACCAGTGGGTCACCGGCGCCTCCGACTCCGACTTCGTGCAGCGCACCTGGCCGCAGTACTACTCCGGCCGCGGCCTCGTGCCCAACCCCGGCTGGACCCAGTCGCTGGTGCCCGCCAAGCTCGCCGACGGCACCGGCGGCATCCCCGGCGGTGAAGCGGATCCTTATGCGATCTATACGAACTTGTCCAAACTGGGGAAGTGGTCCAACCCCTGGATCGCCTATCCCGAGCGGCTGTACCTGTTCAACAGCCTGCTCGCCCATCACGTCGACTTCGAGGACTTCGGCGAGTTCGTCTCGCGCAACGAGGCCGGGGTCATCGCCCCCGCCATGCGCGCGCATCTGGCCGTCGACTTCCCCGGCTGGGACCGCATGATCCTCGACACCCAGCGCGCCCGCGTCGCCGTCGACTGGATGCGCGGCCACGCCCGCGACCTGCCGCGGTTCATGTACCTCTGGCTGCCCGACGACCACACGGCCGGAAGTAGTCCCTGCTACTACACCCCCGACTACTACGTCGCCGACAACGACCAGGCCACCGCGCGCATCGTCCACTACCTCAGCACCACCCCGCAGTGGAAACACATGCTGGTGATCGTCACCGAGGACGACGCCCAGTCCGGGGCCGACCACATCGACGCCCACCGCACCTTCGCCGTCGCCCTCGGCCCCTGGGTGCGCCACGTGCAGGTCACCCGGCGCTACTCCCAGGTCAACCTCGTGCGCACCATCGAGGCCGTTCTCGACCTGCCGCCGATGTCGCAGTGGGACGCCAACGCGGCGGTGATCGACGGCATCTGGCGCGCGCATCCGGACGACGCCCCGGTGCCCGTGCAGCCGCTGCGCACCCCGGTCGCCTACAACGCCGGCAGCTGCCCCGACGGCAAGCTGCTGCGGCGCATCGCCGGGGCCAGCGGCCAGACCGTGACCGCCGCCTGGCTGCGCGCCCACCTGCGCCAGACCGACACCCCGCCGCCCCTGGCCGACGACAGCTACACCCCGACCAGCCTGCTCAAGGTCCCCGGCCCCGAACAGATGCGCCAGGAGTGGGTCGCTACCTACGGCCAGGCCGGCTACCGCCGCGTCATGGCCTACCTCAGACAACTCGCGCATCAACAGCACGCACCCCTCAGCCACTTCCTCGCCAATGAGGATGACGACGACTGAGGATTGAGGCTGGGCGAATCGATTCCGGCGCCGGGAGATTCCCGGCGCCGGCTAGGTTCAGTGGTATCGCGGAATTGCGGCCCCGGATCAGCGTCGCCAGGCGGCGATGCGGCGTCGGCACTCCACGCACAGCGGACAGTTCAGCTTGTTGCAGGTGTAGCGCGCATCCGTGCGGAAGCAGGGCGCTTCGCCGCGGGCGATCTGGATGCGGTGAATCTGGTGCGTGGAATGCTGCGTGATCTGATCACCCTCGGGAAGCGAGGGCGCCGGCGCCGGGCCAACTGTGTGCTTGCGTAGGGTGGTGGACATAAGGCAGCTCGTAGCGAAACAGTGCCTGATTAAGTGTAGACGCCGATTGTGAAAAAACACGCATCCGGCATCGGTAAACGTGATAGACATCAAACCCAGCGGTGGATTGTCATAAAACCTGTCTTGGCGGTGCTGTCATGGTTCATCAGCGCCCATGCAACGTGCTCGCGCACCATCGCGGAAGGGTGGTCGGCGCGTCTGCGCAGGGCTTCGGCGATGCCTGCACTGCGCGGCGCGTTGCCCAGCGCCACGGCGATGTTGCGCAGCCAGCGTTCGTGGCCGATGCGGCGGATGGCCGAACCTTCCGTGCGGGCGAGAAATTCGGCCTCGCTCCAGGCGAACAATTCGATCAGGCGGGGGGCATCCAGGTCGTGGCGTACCGCGAAGTCGGCTTCCGCACTGGCCTGGGCGTAACGATTCCAGGGACAGACGAGCTGGCAGTCGTCGCAGCCGTAGATACGATTGCCGATCAGCGGGCGCAGGTCTTCCGGAATCGCGCCCTTGAGCTCGATGGTGAGGTAGGAAATGCAGCGGCGGGCATCGAGCCGGTAGGGCGCGACGATGGCCTGCGTGGGGCAGACGTCGATGCAGGCGCGGCAGGTGCCGCAGTGTGACGCGACGGGCCAGTCGGTCGGCAGCGGTAGGTCGGTGTAGAGCTCGCCGAGAAAGAACCACGATCCCGCCTCGCGTGCGAGCAGATTGGTGTGCTTGCCGACCCAGCCGATTCCGGCCTTCTGCGCGAGGGGTTTTTCCAGTACCGGTGCGCTGTCGGTAAAGGCGCGATAGCCGAACGGGCCGATGCGTGCCTGGATGCGTTCGGCGAGTTGCTGCAGGCGACGGCGCAGTACCTTGTGGTAGTCGCGACCGAGCGCATAACGCGACACGTAACCCGCGGTCGGCACGTTGAGCACGGTTTCCGGGTCGGCACTGTCCGGGGGCAGGTAATCCATGCGTACCGAAATCACCCGGATCGTGCCGGGCACGAGTTCGTCCGGCCGGCTGCGCTTGCGGCCGTGGCGGGCCATGTAGTCCATGTCGCCGTGAAAGCCGCGCGCCAGCCATTCGAGCAGCCGGACTTCGGCGTCGGAAAGGTCGATGTCGGCGATGCCCACCGCGCCGAAGCCGAGTTCGCGACCCCAGAGCTTGATCTCGGCGGCGAGTCTGGCGAGGTCGGGCGTGGTCGAATCCATGGGGCGGCTGCGCGGGTATCGAGGGTTTCGGCGGTATACTGACACGCATGCCGATGCAAGGTCTTCCACTTTATACCGCCGAGCAGGCGCGCCGAATCGACCGACGCGCGGGCGAGTCGTTCGGGCTTCCCGGTCCGCTGCTGATGCAGCGTGCCGGCGAGGCCGCCTTCGAGTTGCTGCGCACGCGCTGGCCGGAGGCCGGGCGCGTCTGTGTGGTCTGCGGCAGCGGCAATAATGGCGGCGACGGCCTGGTCGTGGCACGGCTGGCACGCGCGGCCGGGTTGTCGGTGCGCACGATTCTGGTCGGCCGGGGGCCGCGCGAGGGCACTGAGGCGGCCGGGGCGCTGGCCGTCTGGCAGGCCGCCGGAGGCACGCTGGAGCCGTTGCCGGAATCCCTGCCGCCGGCCGATGTGTACGTCGATGCCGTATTCGGGACCGGACTCAAGCGTGCGCCCGAGGGCGAGCCAGGGCGTGCCGTGACCCTGCTGCGCGAGGTGGCGCCCGTGCTGGCCCTGGATGTGCCTTCGGGCGTCGACGCGGACAGCGGGCACTGCCCCGGCGATGCGGTACGGGCGGAGGTCACGCTGAGCTTCATCGTGCGCAAATGCGGGCTGTATACCGGTCGAGCGCGCAACCATGCCGGCAAGATCGCCTTCGCCGATCTCGGGGTGCCGGCGGCCGCGGTGGCCGACGAAACCCCGGCGGCCTGGCTGCGCGAGACGGCATCGCCGCTGCCGCCGCGGCTTGCGGACAGCCACAAGGGGGACAACGGGCGGGTCTGCGTGATCGGCGGCGCGCCGGGATTCAGCGGTGCAGTGCGCATGGCCGCGGAGGCGGCGCTGCGCACCGGGGCGGGACTGGTCACGGTGGCGATGCATCCCGAGCATGCCGGCCTGCTGAACGTCGGGCGCTGGGAGCTGATGGTGCGCGGCGTGACGCGAGCGGAAGGCGTGCGGGACCTGATCGAGGCCGCGGACGTCGTGGTGGTCGGGCCGGGGCTTGCGACCGACGCCTGGGGGCGTGCGCTGTGGCAGGCCGCGCTGGGCGCGCGCTGCCCGCTGGTGGTCGACGCCGACGGTCTAAATCTCCTGGCCTCCAGCCCGACGCGCCGCGACGACTGGATACTCACGCCGCATCCCGGAGAGGCGGGGCGGCTGCTGGGCTGCGATACGGCCGCGGTGCAGGCCGACCGCTTCGCGGCCGCGCGGCGTCTTGCCGAGCGCTTCGGCGGGACGGCGGTACTCAAGGGCGCGGGTACGCTGGTGCAGGCGCCGCAGCGGGTTACGGTGTGCGGCGCTGGCAATCCCGGCATGGCGACCGGTGGCATGGGCGACGTGTTAGGCGGCGTAATCGCCGGGCTCATCGCTCAGGGCATGGCCCCGCAAGCGGCGGCCGAGGAGGGCGTCTGCCTGCACGCGACGGCCGGCGATCTGGCGGCGGCGGAAGGCGAACGCGGCCTGCTCGCGACCGATCTGTATCCCTGGTTGCGCCGTCTGGTGAACGGAACAGTGCGATGACCGACGTCGTGAGCGGACGCGCTGACCGCGATATCGAGCTGCAGCTCGCCGACGAGGCGGCGACCGCGCAACTCGGCGCCGCACTGGCCGCGGCCGTGCCGGGGCCGGCGCTGATTTTCCTGTCCGGCGACCTGGGCGCAGGCAAGACCACGCTGGTGCGCGCGTGGCTGCGCGGTCTGGGCTATGCAGGACCGGCACGTAGCCCGACCTATACCCTGGTCGAGCCGTACGAGATCGCCGGCCGGCGGATCTATCACTTCGATCTGTACCGCCTGGCCGACCCCGAGGAACTCGAGGACATCGGCTGGCGCGACTATGCCGACGGCGAATCCCTGTGCTTGATCGAATGGCCCGAACGCGCGGAAAGGGTCTTGCCGGTACCTGATCTGCATATCCGGCTGACGCCGGCAGACGGCGGGCGTGTCGCACGGCTGACCGCTCACAGCGAGGCGGGGCTTGCCGCAGTTGCGCGGATCATCTGATGTAAGAAGATAGGTTTATCGCCTATCTTCATAAAAAATATAAGAAATAATCTTGCATTTTCTTCGGGTCTGGCGAATCATATGGCCATCTTGGGCATCTGCCTGGAATGTCCTGTCGCTGCCGGAACGAAGGAGGACCTCCATGAGTCACTCGACCGAAGACGCCAAGCGCCGCGAATTTCTGCGCCGGATGCTGGGAATATCCGGCATGGCGGCCATGACCATCATCAGTCCGAGCGCCTTCGCGCGCAGCGAGGTCGAGGTGCGGGGCGTGAGCTTGCACGAAGTGGGCGGCAAGACCCGCGTCGTGTTCGACCTTTCCGGCCCGGTGCAGCACTCCATCTTCACCCTGAGTCACCCGGACCGCGTAGTGATCGATTTCGACAATGCGCGTGCCGCCGGGGCCCTGAGCGTCCGCCCGACGCCGCTGGTGGCGGATATCCGCCATGCGGTGCGCGACCGCTCCGACCTGCGCGTGGTGCTCGATCTCAAGGCCGATGCCGATGCCAGCAGCTTCCTGGTCCATCCGGGGCAGGGTGCCCGCCACTACCAGGTGGTGGTCGATCTGGCCTCCGTTTCGGTCGGCCAGCCGGAGCCCGTGATCACCGCGGCGCAGGCCCAGCCGCAGCGCGCCCTGCGCGATGTCGTCGTGTGCATCGATCCCGGCCACGGCGGCAAGGACCCGGGCGCGATCGGCAAGCGCGGTACCTATGAGAAGACGGTGGTGCTCGACATGGCGCATCGTCTGCACCGGCTGATCAACAAGGAACCGGGCATGAGCGCATTCATGACCCGCACCGGAGACTATTTCGTGACCCTGCGCGGGCGCCTGGTCAAGGCGCGGCAGCGGCGTGCGGACCTGTTCGTGTCCATTCATGCCGACGCCTCGCCCTATCGCTACCCGAAAGGTTCGACCGTCTACGTGCTGTCCGAGCACGGCGCTTCCTCCGAAGCCGCGCGCCTGCTGGCCGAGCGCCAGAACAGCGTGGACCGGGTCGCCGGCGTGAATCTGTCCAACAAGGACAACCTGGTCGCCTCGGTGCTGGTTGATCTGGCGCAGTCGGCCACGCGCGAGGCGAGCTTCACCCTGGGTGACACGCTCAAGGGCAGCATCGACCGCGTCATCCGCATGCACTCCAATACCGTGGAGCGCGCGGCCTTCGTGGTGCTCAAGTCGCCTGACATCCCCTCCGCTCTGATCGAGACCGCCTTCATTTCGAATCCGGCCGAGGAACGTCTGCTGAGGACGCCCCGTTTCCGCTCCGAAATGGCCGGCGCCCTGCTGGGTGGCATCAAGGATTATTTCGCGCACCATGCGCCGCCCGGCACGGTGCTCGCCGAACGCGGGCGCGTGCTGAGCGAATTCAGCTAAACACCGACGGCCCGTCCCTCCGAGGGGCGCCGCCGGCGCGACCATGGCGTGGCATAATGGACGGCGTTTCCGCCCGTTACGTTCCGCGTCGATGCCCATCCGCAGACTCACTCAGCAGCTCATCAACCAGATCGCCGCCGGCGAGGTCATCGACCGTCCGGCCGCGGTGATCAAGGAATTGGTTGAAAACAGCCTCGATGCCGGTGCGGACCGCCTAGATCTGGATATCGAGCAGGGCGGACAACGGCTGATGCGGGTACGCGACAACGGCTGCGGCATCCCTCGCGACGAACTCACCCTGGCGCTGTCGCGTCATGCGACCAGCAAGATCGCCTCGCTCGACGATCTGGAACACGTGCGCAGCCTGGGTTTTCGCGGCGAGGCCTTGCCGAGCATCGCCTCGGTGTCGCGGCTGACCCTGACCTCCTGCACGGCCGACGAAGCCGCCGGCTGGCGCCTGCGCGGCGACGGCCACGAGCGCTTCGCATCCCCCGAGCCGGCGGCGCATCCACAGGGCACCACCGTCGAGGTGCGCGACCTGTTCTTCAACGTGCCGGCTCGACGCAAGTTCCTGCGCACCGAGCGCACCGAGTATCAGCACATCGAGGAAGTGGTGCGGCGCATCGCGCTCAGCCGCTTCGACGTTGCGGTGCGCCTCAACCACAATGGCAAGGCGCAGTTCGAGCTGCGCCTGGCGGACGATGCGGAGGCCATGGGCCGGCGCGTGGCCGCGGTGTGCAGCGAGGCGTTTCTGGCGGAGTCGAGCCGGATTGAACACGCAGGTGCCGGCATGCGTCTGTGGGGTTGGCTCGGCGCGCCGACGTTCTCCCGCGCGCAGCCGGATCTCCAGTATTTCTACGTCAACGGGCGCATGGTGCGCGACAAGCTGGTATCGCACGCGCTGCGCCTGGCGTATCAGGACGTGCTGTACCACGGGCGGCACCCGGCCTACGTGCTGTTCCTGGAGATCGATCCGGTGGCCGTCGACGTGAACGCGCATCCCGCTAAGGCGGAAGTGCGCTTCCGCGACTCGCGACTGGTGCACGACTATCTGCATCGCACCCTCAAGGAGGCGATCGCGACGCGTGGGGTGGCGGTCGGGTCGCCGGCCGTCGCGGAGAATGCCGAGCCGGTAGCGACGACCGAGCGGCATCCGGAGCTGCGTCCGGGGCCGGGGCTCGGTCTCGACCTGCCGCAGCAGGGCGGCGCGACCTACCGGCCCACCGCCGGGCCTTCCGGCGGCCAGGTGCGCGAACAGCTGGCTGCATTCGGTCGCCTGTACGCGGCTCCGCCCGCTGCCGCCATGCCGCAGACCGGCGAGACGCCGCCGCTCGGCTTCGCGCTGGCCCAGCTCGGCGGGGTCTACGTCCTTGCGGAAAACGCTTACGGTCTGGTGCTGGTCGACATGCATGCGGCCCACGAACGCATCACCTACGAGCGGCTCAAGACGGCGTACGGCATCGAGGGCGTGCGCCGCCAGCCGCTGCTGCTGCCGGCGACGGTGGCGGTCAGCCGGCGTGAGGCCGATGCCGCCGAATCGGCCGCCGAGCTGTTGCTGCGCCTGGGGCTGGAGGTGGATCGGGTCGGACCCGAGGCGCTGCGCGTGCGCTCGATTCCGGCCATGCTGTCCGGCGCCGACGTCAGCCAACTGTTGCGCGACGTACTCGGCGACATCGTCGAATACGGCGACACTGCGCGCATCGAGGCAGAGGTCAACGAGGTGTTGTCGACCATGGCCTGCCACGGTTCCGTCCGCGCCAACCGGCGTCTCACCCTCGACGAGATGAACAGTCTGCTGCGCGACATGGAGCGCACCGAACGCAGCGGGCAGTGCAACCACGGCCGGCCGACCTGGACCCAGATGACGCTCGGCGAACTCGATCGCCTGTTCCTGCGCGGCCGCTGATTCCGTATGTCCGATACTGCAACCCTGCCGCCGGCGATTCTGCTGATGGGGCCTACGGCCAGTGGCAAGACCGATCTTGCCCTCCAGCTGGTACAGCGCTTCCCCGTGGAGATCGTCAGCGTGGATTCGGCGCTGGTCTACCGCGGCATGGACATCGGCACCGCCAAGCCCGCTCCGGATATCCTGGCCGAGGCACCGCACCGACTGATCGACATCCTCGACCCTGCGCAGAGCTATTCGGCGGCGCAGTTCCGCGAAGACGCG
Proteins encoded in this window:
- the mutL gene encoding DNA mismatch repair endonuclease MutL, translating into MPIRRLTQQLINQIAAGEVIDRPAAVIKELVENSLDAGADRLDLDIEQGGQRLMRVRDNGCGIPRDELTLALSRHATSKIASLDDLEHVRSLGFRGEALPSIASVSRLTLTSCTADEAAGWRLRGDGHERFASPEPAAHPQGTTVEVRDLFFNVPARRKFLRTERTEYQHIEEVVRRIALSRFDVAVRLNHNGKAQFELRLADDAEAMGRRVAAVCSEAFLAESSRIEHAGAGMRLWGWLGAPTFSRAQPDLQYFYVNGRMVRDKLVSHALRLAYQDVLYHGRHPAYVLFLEIDPVAVDVNAHPAKAEVRFRDSRLVHDYLHRTLKEAIATRGVAVGSPAVAENAEPVATTERHPELRPGPGLGLDLPQQGGATYRPTAGPSGGQVREQLAAFGRLYAAPPAAAMPQTGETPPLGFALAQLGGVYVLAENAYGLVLVDMHAAHERITYERLKTAYGIEGVRRQPLLLPATVAVSRREADAAESAAELLLRLGLEVDRVGPEALRVRSIPAMLSGADVSQLLRDVLGDIVEYGDTARIEAEVNEVLSTMACHGSVRANRRLTLDEMNSLLRDMERTERSGQCNHGRPTWTQMTLGELDRLFLRGR